The Vicia villosa cultivar HV-30 ecotype Madison, WI unplaced genomic scaffold, Vvil1.0 ctg.003067F_1_1, whole genome shotgun sequence genome has a window encoding:
- the LOC131640343 gene encoding non-specific lipid-transfer protein 6-like, whose translation MARSMKLACVALVMCMVVIAPTAEAAVSCGTVTADLGPCLTYLTGGPGPSPQCCGGVKKLLAAATTVPDKQAACNCLKSAAGSISKLNTNNAAALPGKCGVSIPYKISTSTNCNTIKF comes from the exons ATGGCAAGAAGCATGAAGCTAGCATGTGTTGCTTTGGTGATGTGCATGGTTGTTATTGCGCCTACGGCAGAAGCTGCAGTCTCATGTGGAACTGTAACTGCTGATCTTGGTCCATGCCTTACTTATCTTACAGGTGGTCCTGGCCCTTCACCACAATGTTGTGGAGGAGTGAAGAAGCTTCTTGCTGCCGCCACCACCGTGCCTGATAAACAGGCTGCCTGTAACTGCTTGAAATCAGCTGCCGGTTCCATTTCAAAATTGAATACTAACAATGCTGCTGCTCTCCCAGGCAAATGTGGTGTTAGCATTCCTTACAAGATCAGTACCTCCACCAACTGTAACAC CATTAAGTTCTGA
- the LOC131640340 gene encoding MACPF domain-containing protein CAD1-like produces MDEHVAALHTATNALQALGRGFDVNFDTRLLYCKGVSGSRVVEIDEQYQRDLCLYDDVVVPNVSRDIRVFYESMGRQSSGVCSFQEMVDYFNHKADIPGSNPLGSFNSAFSFTGSKHVDAAATKTLSSDGFYIPLAKVQLPKSNLKLQENVKRAIPVNWDPPSLASFIETFGTHVITSITIGGKDVIYVKQHHTSPFSKLEIKNYIQDIGNQRFSDINSHTSSGQTKSKDKGVEPFSFNSQGIYPQPTTATYSTGKEDVTVIFRRRGGDDLEQNHRVWLTTVKSSPDIIEMAFCPITDLLDDIPAKEHLTRTIGLYLEYKPPIEELRYFLEFQIPRVWAPLHDRIAGQQRKEPVCPSLQFSIMGQKLYVSQEQITVGRRPVTGLRLCLEGSKQNRLSVHIQHLVSLPKILQPYWDSHVAIGAPKWQGPEEQDSRWFEPVKWKNFSHVSTAPIENPETFIGDFSGVCIVTGAQLGVWDFGSRNVLYIKLLYSRLPGCTIRRSLWDHVPNKPQKSATTGNSSNAANTTSSGLRENNNNATTNKLAKYVDLSEMSKGPEDPPGHWLVTGGKLGVEKGKIVLRLKYSLLNY; encoded by the exons ATGGATGAGCATGTAGCAGCTTTGCACACTGCTACTAACGCTTTGCAGGCATTAGGAAGGGGTTTTGATGTTAATTTTGATACTAGGTTGCTTTATTGTAAAGGGGTTTCAGGTTCTAGGGTGGTTGAGATTGATGAACAGTATCAGAGGGATTTGTGTTtgtatgatgatgttgttgttcctAATGTTTCAAGGGATATTAGAGTCTTTTATGAATCTATGGGAAGGCAGAGTTCTGGTGTCTGCAGTTTTCAAGAG ATGGTAGATTATTTTAATCATAAGGCAGATATACCCGGGAGCAATCCTCTTGGGAGCTTCAATTCGGCATTTAGCTTTACTGGTTCAAAGCATGTTGATGCTGCAGCTACAAAAACCTTGTCTTCAGACGGGTTTTACATTCCCCTTGCAAAGGTTCAGCTTCCAAAATCGAACTTAAAGTTGCAAGAAAATGTCAAAAGGGCTATCCCGGTCAATTGGGATCCACCTTCCTTGGCAAG cttcattgaaacttttgggACACATGTCATTACGTCAATAACTATCGGCGGTAAAGATGTTATATACGTCAAGCAACACCATACTTCTCCTTTTTCAAAGTTGGAGATAAAAAACTATATTCAGGATATCGGAAATCAAAGATTCTCTGACATCAATAGCCACACAAGTTCAGGTCAAACAAAATCCAAGGATAAG GGCGTTGAACCGTTTTCATTCAATAGTCAAGGGATTTACCCTCAACCTACAACTGCAACATATTCTACCGGGAAAGaa GATGTCACAGTCATATTTAGAAGAAGAGGAGGTGATGATTTGGAACAAAACCACCGTGTATGGTTAACAACCGTTAAATCCTCTCCAGATATAATAGAGATGGCTTTCTGTCCTATAACAGATCTCCTTGATGATATACCGGCCAAGGAGCATTTGACCCGTACAATTGGTCTTTATCTTGAAT ATAAACCTCCAATTGAAGAACTTCGATACTTCCTAGAGTTTCAGATTCCTCGTGTTTGGGCTCCTTTACATGACAGGATCGCCGGTCAACAACGGAAGGAACCTGTTTGCCCGTCTTTACAGTTCAGCATAATGGGCCAAAAGCTTTATGTCAGTCAAGAACAG ATTACAGTTGGACGAAGACCAGTAACCGGCTTACGTCTTTGTCTCGAAGGAAGCAAACAGAATCGGCTGAGTGTGCATATTCAACACTTGGTATCCCTTCCAAAGATCCTTCAGCCATATTGGGACAGCCATGTAGCTATCGGTGCTCCGAAGTGGCAGGGACCCGAGGAACAAGATAGCCGGTGGTTTGAACCGGTTAAGTGGAAGAATTTTTCTCATGTCAGCACCGCGCCTATCGAGAATCCCGAAACCTTCATCGGAGACTTCTCCGGCGTCTGCATAGTCACAGGAGCTCAGCTTGGAGTATGGGATTTCGGATCACGGAACGTCCTTTACATAAAGCTCTTATATTCAAGGCTACCCGGTTGCACCATCCGAAGATCACTCTGGGATCACGTACCAAACAAGCCGCAAAAATCTGCGACCACCGGAAACTCTTCCAATGCGGCCAACACAACAAGCTCAGGCTTGAGAGAAAACAACAACAACGCCACAACAAACAAGTTAGCGAAGTATGTCGATTTGTCCGAAATGAGCAAAGGACCGGAAGATCCTCCCGGTCATTGGTTAGTCACGGGCGGAAAGCTCGGTGTCGAAAAAGGGAAAATCGTTTTGCGATTGAAATACTCATTGCTTAATTACTGA